Proteins found in one Amblyraja radiata isolate CabotCenter1 chromosome 15, sAmbRad1.1.pri, whole genome shotgun sequence genomic segment:
- the LOC116981217 gene encoding homeobox protein zampogna-like, whose protein sequence is MAVQGGALTPFTIHDILTRGSEARLARSSLQERVKVEPRGLNQDREKRTPLIVIRLDQKQGDSLTGDSMGRESPQPPPHALNGEEQPGEKGSGRLCVESFNEESNEGSNWENNAEKFDKDPERQTATDDEEKPERLLPTDPAGKPGKKRSRAAFSHAQVFELERRFNHQRYLSGPERADLAAALKLTETQVKIWFQNRRYKTKKRQMAAELVVNSAPAAAKKVAVRVLVRDDQRQYSPDELGNPHLLSLYQAYQYYPYMYCLPAWPPPVIPLCGGTH, encoded by the exons ATGGCTGTGCAAGGAGGCGCATTGACACCGTTTACCATCCACGACATCCTCACCCGGGGCAGCGAGGCGCGGCTGGCTCGGAGCTCCCTCCAGGAGCGGGTGAAAGTCGAGCCCCGCGGCTTGAATCAGGACCGGGAGAAGCGGACACCCCTCATCGTCATCCGGCTCGATCAGAAACAGGGAGACTCGTTGACGGGAGACTCGATGGGAAGAGAGAGCCCGCAGCCGCCGCCCCACGCGTTGAACGGCGAGGAACAGCCCGGCGAGAAAGGAAGCGGCCGGCTCTGCGTGGAGTCTTTCAACGAAGAATCCAACGAAGGAAGTAATTGGGAAAATAACGCCGAAAAGTTTGATAAAG ACCCAGAGCGTCAGACGGCGACAGACGACGAGGAGAAACCCGAGAGGCTTCTACCAACCGACCCAGCCGGGAAACCCGGTAAGAAACGCTCCCGGGCCGCCTTCTCTCACGCTCAAGTTTTTGAGCTGGAGCGAAGATTCAATCACCAGAGATACCTGTCGGGCCCTGAGAGAGCCGATTTGGCAGCCGCTCTCAAACTCACGGAGACGCAGGTCAAAATCTGGTTTCAAAATCGAAGGTACAAGACCAAGAAGAGACAGATGGCTGCCGAGTTGGTAGTTAATTCAGCGCCCGCTGCCGCTAAGAAAGTAGCTGTCAGGGTACTGGTCCGAGATGACCAGAGACAGTACAGTCCGGACGAGCTGGGAAATCCGCATCTGCTTTCGCTCTATCAAGCTTACCAATACTACCCTTACATGTACTGCCTTCCCGCCTGGCCCCCGCCGGTCATCCCTCTGTGTGGAGGAACGCATTGA